Sequence from the Aromatoleum petrolei genome:
GAAGGTCATCGAGTAAGCCATGATCAACGCCAGCCTCACCGAACTGCGCGCCGCGCTGGACGCGAAGAAGATCTCCAGCGTCGAGCTCGCGACGCTCTTCCTCGACCGCATCGCCGCGCACAACCCGACACTCAACGCCTTCATCACGGTCGACCGCGACGGCGCGATCGAGGCCGCGCGGGCCGCCGACGCGCGCATCGCCGCCGGCCAGGCCGGTCCTCTCACCGGCATCCCGCTCGCGCACAAAGACGTATTTTGCACCGAAGGCGTGCTCACGACCTGCGGCTCGAAGATGCTGTCGAACTTCGTCAGCCCCTACGACGCGCACGTCGTCTCGCTGCTCAAGGCCGCCGGCGCGGTGAACCTGGGCAAGACCAACATGGACGAGTTCGCGATGGGCTCGTCGAACGAGAACTCGCACTACGGCCCGGTGAAGAACCCCTGGGATACGACGCGCATCCCTGGCGGCTCCTCAGGCGGCTCGGCCGCCGCGGTCGCCGCGCGCCTGGCGCCGATCGCCACCGGCACCGACACCGGCGGCTCGGTGCGCCAGCCCGCCGGCCACACCGGCATCACCGGCATCAAACCCACCTACGGCGTCGTCAGCCGGTACGGCATGATTGCCTACGCCAGCTCGCTCGACCAGGGCGGCGCCTTCGGCGCCTCCGCTGCGGACTGCGCACAGCTCCTGACCGCGATGGCGGGCTTCGACGAGCGTGACTCCACGAGCCTCGAGCGCCCCGCCGAGGACTACGCGCGCGAGATCGCCGCACCCGCCTCCGACAAACCGCTCGCGGGCCTGCGGATCGGCCTGCCGCGCGAATTCTTTGCCGAAGGCATGGCTGAGGACGTGCGCGCCGCGGTCGAGGCCGCGCTCGAGCAGTACCGCAGGCTCGGGGCGAGCACCGTCGAGGTGAGCCTCCCGAACGCCAAACTCGCGATCCCCGCCTACTACGTGATCGCCCCGGCCGAGGCCTCCAGCAACCTGTCGCGCTTCGACGGCGTGCGCTACGGCCACCGCGCGGCCGAATACCGGGACCTCGCCGAGATGTACGCGAAGAGCCGCGCCGAAGGCTTCGGCGCCGAAGTGAAGCGCCGCATCCTGGTCGGCACCTACGTGCTGTCGCACGGCTACTACGACGCCTACTACCTGCAGGCACAGAAGCTGCGCCGCCTGATCGCGCAGGACTTCCAGGCCGCCTTCCGGCAATGCGACGTGATCGCCGGCCCGACCAGCCCGACCACCGCGTGGGCGATCGGCGAGAAAACCGACGACCCGGTGCAGATGTACCTGTCGGACATCTACACCATCGCCGTAAACCTCGCCGGCCTGCCCGGCCTGTCGCATCCCTGCGGCTTCGGCGCCGGCAAGCTGCCGGTCGGCCTGCAGCTCATCGGCGACTACTTCGGCGAAGCGCGCCTGCTGGGCACCGCGCACCAGTACCAGCACGCGACCGACTGGCACCTGCGCCGTCCGGGCTGAGCGTCCCATGCGCCGCCTTCATCCCGCCGTCCGCGCGCTCGCGCTCGCAGCCCTCGCGCTGCTGGGCGCCTGCGCGACCCCGCCCGAGCGCAAGACGGAGCCCGCTGCGACCACGCCCTCCCCGGCGCAATCCGCTGCGGAGGCCGAACCGGAGCGCGCACTGCAGCGCGGCCGGCTGAAGCCCATGCCGGTGCGCCCGCTCTCCGTCAAGACCGACTGCCACTTCAAGGACGAGGTCGGCTACGGCGGCAGCGCCGTGCTGGACGTCAGCTACTCCGAGGTGCGCGCCTTCGCCGCCACGGTCGACGTCCCCAAGCGCGGCAGCTGCAAGTTCGACTTGGCCGACTTCAGGCAGGTGCTCAAGGAGCCGCACGTCGAGCTGCAGGCGCGCGACGGCTGCACCGTGCGCATGTGGGAACAGGGCGAACAGGTCACCGTCGCATTCTCCGAATGCGCGAAACGCTGCACCCGCGGCACGTTCGAATATGTATGGCCGATCCTGGTGGACCGGTCTAGCGGCCAGTGCACCTGACCGCAGCGAATCAAGAGACAGGACTATGAGCAGATCGGATTGGGAAGTCGTCATCGGGCTGGAAGTACATGCCCAGCTCAACACCGCCTCCAAGATCTTTTCCGGCGCCAGCACCGCCTTCGGCGCCGCGCCGAACGTGCAGGCCTGCGCCGTCGATATCGCGCTGCCCGGCGTGCTGCCGGTGCTCAACCGCGGCGCGGTCGAGCGTGCGATCCGCTTCGGCCTCGCGATCGGCGCCGAAGTCGCGCCGAAAAGCGTGTTCGCGCGCAAGAACTACTTCTACCCCGACCTCCCGAAGGGCTACCAGATCAGCCAGTTCGAGCTGCCGGTGGTGCAGGGCGGCGAAATCACGATCCGAGTCGGCGAGGGTGACAAAGCGTACGAGAAGACCGTGCAGCTCACCCGCGCCCACCTCGAGGAAGATGCCGGCAAGTCGCTGCACGAGGACTTCCACGGCATGAGCGGCATCGATCTGAACCGCGCCGGCACGCCGCTGCTGGAGATCGTCTCCGAGCCCGACATGCGCTCCTCCGCCGAGGCCGTCGCCTACGCGCGCGCACTGCACGCGCTGGTGCGCTGGATCGACATCTGCGACGGCAACATGCAGGAAGGCTCCTTCCGCTGCGACGCCAACGTCTCCGTGCGCCGCCCCGGCGGACCGCTCGGCACGCGCCGCGAGATCAAGAACCTCAACTCCTTCCGCTTCCTGCAGCAGGCCATCGACTACGAGGTGCAGTGGCAGATCGACACCCTCGAGGACGGCGGCAGGATCCAGCAGGC
This genomic interval carries:
- the gatA gene encoding Asp-tRNA(Asn)/Glu-tRNA(Gln) amidotransferase subunit GatA; amino-acid sequence: MINASLTELRAALDAKKISSVELATLFLDRIAAHNPTLNAFITVDRDGAIEAARAADARIAAGQAGPLTGIPLAHKDVFCTEGVLTTCGSKMLSNFVSPYDAHVVSLLKAAGAVNLGKTNMDEFAMGSSNENSHYGPVKNPWDTTRIPGGSSGGSAAAVAARLAPIATGTDTGGSVRQPAGHTGITGIKPTYGVVSRYGMIAYASSLDQGGAFGASAADCAQLLTAMAGFDERDSTSLERPAEDYAREIAAPASDKPLAGLRIGLPREFFAEGMAEDVRAAVEAALEQYRRLGASTVEVSLPNAKLAIPAYYVIAPAEASSNLSRFDGVRYGHRAAEYRDLAEMYAKSRAEGFGAEVKRRILVGTYVLSHGYYDAYYLQAQKLRRLIAQDFQAAFRQCDVIAGPTSPTTAWAIGEKTDDPVQMYLSDIYTIAVNLAGLPGLSHPCGFGAGKLPVGLQLIGDYFGEARLLGTAHQYQHATDWHLRRPG
- the gatB gene encoding Asp-tRNA(Asn)/Glu-tRNA(Gln) amidotransferase subunit GatB, which produces MSRSDWEVVIGLEVHAQLNTASKIFSGASTAFGAAPNVQACAVDIALPGVLPVLNRGAVERAIRFGLAIGAEVAPKSVFARKNYFYPDLPKGYQISQFELPVVQGGEITIRVGEGDKAYEKTVQLTRAHLEEDAGKSLHEDFHGMSGIDLNRAGTPLLEIVSEPDMRSSAEAVAYARALHALVRWIDICDGNMQEGSFRCDANVSVRRPGGPLGTRREIKNLNSFRFLQQAIDYEVQWQIDTLEDGGRIQQATVLFDPDTGETRMMRSKEDAHDYRYFPDPDLLPLVISPDWKARVASEMPELPGAMKARFMEQWGLSAYDATTLTASKEVATFYQATVDAAGVALAKPCANWVMGDLAARLNKAELDVSASPVSPAQLAGLVTRIGDGTISNNIGKKVFEALWNGEGESADAIIEAQGLRQTNDAGAIEAMIDEVLAANQKSVEEFRAGKEKAFNALVGQVMKASKGKANPAQVNELLKRKLEG